In Comamonas koreensis, the genomic stretch CAACGCGGCCCACCGGCTGGCCAAACAAGGCTGGGGGCTCGGTCAACTCCACCACGACAACCTGGCCGGTCTTGGCCGCGCCAATCGCCCCATTGGGGATCAGCACATCCTGGCCATAGCGCTTGTCCTCGGGCGCTACCAGCCAGACGCCGCTTTCCTGCAGCAGCCGGCCAATGATGGGCTGCGCGGAGCGCTCGATGATTTCAACAATGCGGCCCTCGGGGCGGCCGCGGCGGTCGGTGCGCACGATGCGGGCGCGGACCCGATCACGGTGCAGTACGGCGCGCATTTCATTGGCCGGAATGTAGATGTCGCTTTCGTTGTCATCCCGGATCACAAAGCCGTGGCCTTCACGGTGGCCTTGGACTACACCTTCAATTTCTTCTGACAAATTATCTGCTCCTGTTTTGGAAGCCGTTTTTTTGATATACAATCTGATTCTTTCCTGAAATGCCCAGGTGGCGGAATTGGTAGACGCACTAGTTTCAGGTACTAGCGGGTAACTCCGTGGAGGTTCGAGTCCTCTCCTGGGCACCAAGTTTAACGACAAGTACAACTTGTTTTGTGAAAACGGTGAAAAATCAGTCTTAACGGGCTGGTTCAACAGTGGTTTTTTAGGAAAGTCGATAAGGGGCACTGCCCTGCATCATCAGCCCAGGTGGCGGAATTGGTAGACGCACTAGTTTCAGGTACTAGCGAGTAACATCGTGGAGGTTCGAGTCCTCTCCTGGGCACCAGACATAAGCCGTTGCACTTTCGTGCAGCGGCTTTTTCTTTGTCTGCGATGGGCATCGACGGCGCAAACCGCATCTTTGCGCTCCCGATATAGCCTGCGCTCGGCAGGCACCACACCATCAGCTGCAGAGGTGGCAGACCCCCCCCTCGCCACACTCCTCTGTACAGTGATGCCGTATTCTCTTGGGCGCCATGCCAGCTTGCATCACTTGCCAAACCTGGCCGGCACCAGCCACTGCAACCGCTCGCAGCACCTTGGAACTGGGGCAGCCGCTGAGCGAAATGGCACCCCCACCCGGCGCTCTGAAAAATTTTCCGAATTTGCCCCGAAGCGGTCAAAAATCACCCCTATAATTGCGGCTTCCCTGAAAGCCCAGGTGGCGGAATTGGTAGACGCACTAGTTTCAGGTACTAGCGGGTAACTCCGTGGAGGTTCGAGTCCTCTCCTGGGCACCAAACAGCAAAAGCTGCTGCACACACGATGTGCAGCAGCTTTTTTGCTTTGGGCCGGGCATGCTTTGCGGCAGCGCACAGCCACCCGCAGTCTCACGCTATCTTTTTTGAGAAAAATTTTGCAGTTTTTCTAAAACCGCCACCAACACCCTCCTATAATTGCTCCATCCTGAAAGCCCAGGTGGCGGAATTGGTAGACGCACTAGTTTCAGGTACTAGCGAGTAACATCGTGGAGGTTCGAGTCCTCTCCTGGGCACCAAACATCAAGCCATTGCACCCATGTGCAATGGCTTTTTTGTTGTCTGCTTGCACGCAAGCTGCCAGCCCGCAGCCACCACAGGACCCGCCCTTCACTCCCCTCTCCACCAGGTAAGCCCAGCACCAGGCCCATAAAAAACGCCCTGGCGTTCAAGCACAGGGCGTTGTGAGGGCGGCGCTGTAGAAGGCTTACTTCTTCAGCAAAGCCTTCAAGGCATTTTGCAGGCGGCGGGCCGAGGCCTCGTCGCTGCTGGTGGCCAGTACCTTGGCAACATCCTGCTGCCAGGTCTCTTGCGGCGAAGGATCATTGCGGCGCGTCAGCAGCTGCAATTGCAGTGCACGGCGGGCATTGATGTGCTCGGCAGGGGTGGGCACTTCCGCTGCCATCTCCAGGCGCAGCATGGCTTCGCGGCCATCACCGGCAGCAGGCGCGGCAATGGCCTGGCTCCAGCTGTTGCGCGAGCCGCTGGCAAGGCGTCCCAGATCCTGGGCCTGGGGCAGCAGCGCGGCATCGCGCTTGCTCCATGCATCCATCATCTGCGTCAGCGCCTGGCCATGGGCCTGGGTGGCGAGCTTGCGCAGCGCAGCCTGGGCATGCTCCACCGCATCGCGTTGGGCGCGAAAGGCGGCATCGCCCAGACGGGGGCCCCGGTCTTCGCGCGGCGCTCGGTCCATGCGCTCACCCCGGCCAAAGCGGTCATCTCCACCACGGCGCTCCTGGCCACGGTCGCTGCGCGGGCCACGGCTGTCGCGGCCATCGCGGCTGTCACGGCGATCGCCACCAGGCTTGCCGGGGCGGCCAGCGGCTGCGGGCGCATCACGGCGCATACCGGGGCGGTCATCGCCGCTGCGCTGGGCAATCACGGGCTTGGGGGCCACAGGTGTTGGCGCTGGTGCCGGAGCAGCAGCGGCCTCTGCATCGGCACCCTCCTGGGCTGCAGGTTCTGCTGGCTGCTCCGCATCCACTGGTGCTGCCGCATCTACAGCAGCCGCATTTGCTGCAACCGCTTCTGGCGCCGCTGCCTTTGGTGCAGCGGCAACAGGCTCGGCCGCCACTGGGGCTTGCTGGGCCTGCAGCGCTTGCTGCAAACCATTGAGCGCGGCCTGGATCTGGGCAGCATCGCCACTGTGGTTGGCCGCTTCGAGCGCCTTGGAGGCGTCGAGCACGGCCTGGTCGCGGGCGCTCAGCTGGTGCTGCACACGTTCGCGCTGCTGGGTCTTGCGGGCAAAGGCTTCATCGAGTGGCTTGCGGAACGCATCCCAGAGCTTTTGCTCATGGCGGCGGTCCATCGGCACGGACTGGGCTTCGGTCTGCCACTGGCGCTGCAGCTCACGCACGGCGTCAATGTTCAGGTTGGGCGCAGCGGCCAGCTCCACGGCCTGGGCCACCATGGCTTCGCGGCGCGCAATGCTCTGCTTCTGGGCTGCATGCAAAGGCGCAGAGGCCTCGTGCAGCGCGGTCTTCCAGGCCTCTTGCAGCTCGGCATAGGCCTTTTCGCCCACATGGCCACTGGCGCGCCAGCGGTCACCAAACTGGAACAGGTCGCGCTGAATGCGCTTCCAATCGGTCGATGGCTTGTGCGCCTCGACCCAGCCCTTGAGCTCGGCAATCAGGGCCTCGCGCTCGGCGCGGTGCTTGGCGCCCTCTTCGCGCACCTTGGACAGCCAGACCTCGACATGCTTGTAAGCAGCGTTGCAGGCCTCATCAAACTTCTTCCACAGCGCATGGTTGGTGGGGCCGCTTTGGTCGGCCTTCTTCCAGTCCTCGCGCAGCTGGCGCAGCGCTTCTTGCAGCTTGCGGCCGCCCAGCTCCTGGCCTTCGGGGCGGGCGAGCAAGCCCTGGGCCTTGGCCAGCAGCTCCTCGCGCACCTTGTCGGCGCTCCAGCGCTGCCAGCCTTCGAGTTCACCGGCGGCGATCAGCGCGGTGTTGA encodes the following:
- a CDS encoding DUF349 domain-containing protein, which gives rise to MFPFISRNKTPETPEPAPAPAKAAAAPHPLDGVTGGAFSAATSGERAAKVREWLATNPGAEQLQEVFKELSARDKGAAKAIRERMEEMRRAKGQEAIAAEWAEKAEKLLGASKLNIADALAWQRDAAKAGAPLSREPLAALKIQLADRIKTIEDLQHRVQVQREAAVLLAQRVEVLSTKSYKDAQAAQAALATDVQHWQDQAAVLEGDASWGSVEARYPSMLDASKSQLLLVWDAFQSALKQTLAAAEDAQAPLPTVPVWADEIRAGRGLPTEVEQAAARAAAAKPAADPQEAKRAKHAVQEALKALQAHTAEGHGKGASSAAQQLRAALKQHGKLIDQDLESQVNTALIAAGELEGWQRWSADKVREELLAKAQGLLARPEGQELGGRKLQEALRQLREDWKKADQSGPTNHALWKKFDEACNAAYKHVEVWLSKVREEGAKHRAEREALIAELKGWVEAHKPSTDWKRIQRDLFQFGDRWRASGHVGEKAYAELQEAWKTALHEASAPLHAAQKQSIARREAMVAQAVELAAAPNLNIDAVRELQRQWQTEAQSVPMDRRHEQKLWDAFRKPLDEAFARKTQQRERVQHQLSARDQAVLDASKALEAANHSGDAAQIQAALNGLQQALQAQQAPVAAEPVAAAPKAAAPEAVAANAAAVDAAAPVDAEQPAEPAAQEGADAEAAAAPAPAPTPVAPKPVIAQRSGDDRPGMRRDAPAAAGRPGKPGGDRRDSRDGRDSRGPRSDRGQERRGGDDRFGRGERMDRAPREDRGPRLGDAAFRAQRDAVEHAQAALRKLATQAHGQALTQMMDAWSKRDAALLPQAQDLGRLASGSRNSWSQAIAAPAAGDGREAMLRLEMAAEVPTPAEHINARRALQLQLLTRRNDPSPQETWQQDVAKVLATSSDEASARRLQNALKALLKK